tgataaatcaaaataaaccaCCGGTACATTACAACATACTCCCTGTCATCTAATGTGTTACTACTTTTCAAGGTCACCTAATGTGATACATGCCACGTTCCTCAGCTAACATTTATGGTAACAGGCAGAGGAATAAGACTCCAACGATTCTATGCAGCCTCCTTCAAAAACCAGCAGTCAACCTTATCTAATTTGATATATCAATCCATTTGTAGCACCCACCTTGTTTATCGTAACTGTTCAAAATATTAGTATCATGTgttattttcatctctaatacAGAAAGAGAGGGACGAATTGATTGATTCAGAGACCAAGTTTTTTGAGAAAATGTCTGGTCTTGTTCCTCATGCGGCTGAAAACAACAACTACACAAGCCAATATCAAGGAAGGGAAATTCACACCAGAAACATTTAATTTCTGAACCCATTCTGGactagtagtagtagtagtaatatCCGTTGAAACTAGCATTATCATAATACTTATCAATGCCACCCCAACCAATATCCTGCTCAATGGTTTAACTATCGACTCCTgattcaaatcaaaatcaaattccaCATTTCATAATTTATCATAATAAGTAACAAATGATTAGGCAAAAACGCATACATGTACACGTGTCAGTAGATTAAGTAAACAATTGAATATAGGGAGGTGGAGAGAGAGACCTTGGGTTCGCTGTCGATGTAGAGAACGGCGCCGTTTCGGTAAGACAAGACGGAATTTCCGGTTTTGGTGTTGAAGCGGATGGGGGCGGCGCGGCCAGATCGAGGGTTGAAAGCGAATATAGATTTGAGGGAGTGGTTGCGGAGGATTTGACGGACATCTAACTGACTATGTTCCGAGCCACCAAGCTCCGATTTGAATATCGCAATGGGTCCTTCACCCTGGCGAAATAGGTGGATCTCTACCTtcttaattgattttgattcaaCTATTTCCCTTTCCCTTTCTCTTTCTCCCACTAACGCTTCCTTTTCTTCCTCCATGCCTACCTCTTTCTTTCTCTGCTCTCgctttattttatcaatatgcTATTGCCTATTGTGCTTAGCTTCATGcttcttttctctttccttacctttatttttcttctttcttctttcttcaaTCACAATTTACCGGATCTGTATCATCTATTTTATTTcaagtcatttattttttta
The genomic region above belongs to Cicer arietinum cultivar CDC Frontier isolate Library 1 chromosome 4, Cicar.CDCFrontier_v2.0, whole genome shotgun sequence and contains:
- the LOC101503722 gene encoding uncharacterized protein, yielding MEEEKEALVGEREREREIVESKSIKKVEIHLFRQGEGPIAIFKSELGGSEHSQLDVRQILRNHSLKSIFAFNPRSGRAAPIRFNTKTGNSVLSYRNGAVLYIDSEPKESIVKPLSRILVGVALISIMIMLVSTDITTTTTSPEWVQKLNVSGVNFPSLILACVVVVFSRMRNKTRHFLKKLGL